In Inquilinus sp. Marseille-Q2685, one genomic interval encodes:
- a CDS encoding alpha-glucosidase/alpha-galactosidase yields the protein MTSPKITFIGAGSTVFAKNLIGDILSYPELADARITLYDIDPERLATSEVVARRIAETLKAPATIEATTDRARALDGADYAITMIQVGGYKPCTVTDFEVPKTYGLRQTIADTLGIGGIMRALRTVPVLLEHARDMERLCPDVTHLQYANPMAMNCWALNRATRIKTVGLCHSVQGTAAEIAEDIGVPVEEISYLCGGINHMAFYLKFERDGEDLTPLIRKVVEEGRVPEWNRVRYDMFLRLGYFVTESSEHFSEYVPWYIKRGREEIVDRFNIPLDEYITRCERQIDKWGALKAQLQDPTVPLEIKRSVEYGSTIIHAKETGRPAVIYGNVQNHGLIDNLPQDCTVEVPCLVDRNGVQPIGIGRLPPHLAALMQTNINVQSLTVEALLTGNRDHIYHAAMLDPHTAAELDLDQIWKLVDALLAAHGEWIPEALRPPAKAQPLPRVA from the coding sequence ATGACCTCTCCCAAGATCACCTTCATCGGCGCCGGCAGCACGGTCTTCGCCAAGAACCTGATCGGCGACATCCTGTCCTATCCGGAGCTGGCGGATGCGCGCATCACCCTCTACGACATCGATCCGGAGCGCCTTGCCACCTCCGAGGTCGTGGCCCGCCGCATCGCCGAGACCCTGAAGGCGCCCGCGACGATCGAGGCGACGACCGACCGCGCCCGGGCGCTCGATGGCGCCGACTACGCCATCACCATGATCCAGGTCGGCGGCTACAAGCCCTGCACCGTGACCGATTTCGAGGTGCCGAAGACCTACGGGCTGCGCCAGACCATCGCCGACACGCTCGGCATCGGCGGCATCATGCGGGCGCTGCGCACCGTGCCGGTGCTGCTGGAGCACGCGCGGGACATGGAGCGGCTGTGCCCGGACGTGACCCATCTGCAATACGCCAACCCGATGGCGATGAACTGCTGGGCGCTGAACCGGGCGACCAGGATCAAGACCGTCGGCCTGTGCCACAGCGTGCAGGGCACCGCGGCGGAGATCGCCGAGGACATCGGCGTGCCGGTCGAGGAGATCAGCTATCTCTGCGGCGGCATCAACCACATGGCCTTCTACCTGAAGTTCGAGCGCGACGGCGAAGACCTGACGCCCCTGATCCGCAAGGTGGTGGAGGAGGGGCGGGTGCCGGAGTGGAACCGCGTCCGCTACGACATGTTCCTGCGGCTCGGCTACTTCGTCACCGAATCCAGCGAGCATTTCAGCGAATACGTGCCGTGGTACATCAAGCGCGGGCGCGAGGAGATCGTCGACCGGTTCAACATCCCGCTCGACGAGTACATCACCCGCTGCGAGCGCCAGATCGACAAATGGGGCGCGCTGAAGGCCCAGCTGCAGGACCCGACCGTGCCGCTGGAGATCAAGCGCAGCGTCGAATACGGCTCGACCATCATCCACGCCAAGGAGACCGGCCGGCCGGCGGTGATCTACGGCAACGTGCAGAACCACGGGCTGATCGACAACCTGCCGCAGGACTGCACGGTCGAGGTGCCCTGCCTGGTCGACCGCAACGGCGTGCAGCCGATCGGCATCGGCCGGCTGCCGCCGCATCTGGCGGCGCTGATGCAGACCAACATCAACGTCCAGTCGCTGACGGTCGAGGCGCTGCTGACCGGCAACCGCGACCACATCTACCACGCCGCCATGCTGGACCCGCACACGGCGGCGGAGCTGGACCTCGACCAGATCTGGAAGCTGGTCGACGCCCTGCTGGCGGCGCATGGCGAGTGGATCCCGGAGGCGCTGCGCCCGCCGGCCAAGGCGCAGCCGCTGCCCCGGGTGGCGTAG
- a CDS encoding LysR substrate-binding domain-containing protein, protein MTRSNLPLRALAAFEAAARLESFRAAAEELALTPSAVSHQVRILERRLGLRLFDRVGRGVVLSPEGSELFGRIGGSFDALAEAVETAARRGRRPRRSEVVLRRPPPSLAGCWVLPRLPAFLAAHPEIDLRVHADLRLAADSGARSEADGVDLTIGYGDHVPATAVPLLTETVQPLCAPALAARADPRAPRGPPDLPLIVTRDNRLSWEVWFRRQGVALDDGFAGTIQLDPSHVAIEAAVKGLGVVLESDVLAGDALRDGRLVAPFPGLGVTWPAYWLAVARGSAGRESVETVRVWLLGSAARTAWG, encoded by the coding sequence ATGACGCGGTCGAACCTGCCGCTGCGCGCGCTCGCGGCCTTCGAGGCCGCCGCCCGCCTGGAGAGCTTCCGGGCGGCGGCGGAGGAGCTGGCGCTGACCCCGTCGGCGGTCAGCCACCAGGTGCGGATCCTGGAGCGACGGCTGGGGCTGCGGCTGTTCGACCGGGTCGGCCGCGGCGTCGTGCTGTCACCAGAGGGATCCGAGCTGTTCGGCCGGATCGGCGGCAGCTTCGACGCCCTGGCCGAGGCGGTCGAGACCGCCGCGCGGCGTGGCCGGCGCCCCCGCCGGTCCGAGGTGGTGTTGCGGCGCCCCCCGCCGTCATTGGCGGGATGCTGGGTACTGCCCCGCCTGCCCGCCTTCCTGGCCGCGCATCCGGAGATCGACCTGCGGGTCCATGCCGATCTGCGGCTCGCCGCCGACAGCGGCGCCCGGTCGGAGGCCGACGGGGTGGACCTGACGATCGGGTATGGCGATCACGTGCCGGCGACGGCCGTGCCGCTGCTGACCGAGACCGTGCAACCGCTCTGCGCCCCGGCCCTTGCCGCCCGCGCCGACCCGCGCGCGCCGCGCGGCCCGCCGGATCTGCCGCTGATCGTCACTCGCGACAACCGCCTGTCCTGGGAGGTTTGGTTTCGGCGCCAGGGCGTGGCGCTGGACGACGGCTTCGCCGGTACCATCCAACTCGACCCGTCGCATGTCGCGATCGAGGCGGCGGTGAAGGGCCTCGGCGTGGTGCTGGAGAGCGACGTGTTGGCCGGGGACGCGCTGCGCGACGGCCGGCTGGTCGCCCCCTTCCCGGGGCTGGGCGTGACCTGGCCCGCCTATTGGCTCGCCGTCGCCCGCGGCTCGGCGGGGCGGGAGAGCGTGGAGACGGTGCGCGTTTGGCTGCTGGGCAGCGCGGCGCGCACGGCCTGGGGTTAG
- a CDS encoding aspartate aminotransferase family protein: protein MDAVSADLDPVFWTRARRHLLRYGGDFVPFVPVRAEGAFLYDAAGRRVLDFTSGQMSAILGHSHPEIVATVREAVGRLDHLFSSMLSAPVVDLAEALAELVPGLPKVMLLSTGGESNEAAIRLAKLVTGKWEIVGFPQSWHGMTGAAAAATYKAGRRGTGPLMPGQFGIPAPNAYRPRFPGVDWRQELDDSFALLDRQSTGNLAAFIAEPILSSGGVLDLPPGYLAALQAHCRARGMLLILDEAQTGIGRTGLMFAFERDGVVPDILTLSKTLGAGLPLAAVMTTKAIAAEAEARDFLFYTTHVNDPLPAAVGLKVLEIVVRDGLAAKAVASGTRLAEGLRGLKRRNPCIGDVRGRGLLLGLEFADAGGRDAAWISDAVTDTALELGLSANIVRAGSSGGTMRIAPPLTVTDAEIDLGVELLDAAITQVLAGA, encoded by the coding sequence ATGGACGCCGTCTCCGCCGACCTCGACCCCGTCTTCTGGACCCGCGCCCGGCGCCACCTGCTGCGCTATGGTGGCGATTTCGTGCCCTTCGTCCCGGTGCGGGCCGAGGGCGCCTTCCTCTACGACGCCGCCGGCCGCCGGGTGCTCGACTTCACCTCCGGCCAGATGAGCGCCATCCTCGGCCATTCCCACCCGGAGATCGTGGCCACGGTGCGCGAGGCGGTCGGGCGGCTCGACCATCTGTTCTCCTCGATGCTGTCGGCGCCGGTGGTCGACCTTGCCGAGGCCCTGGCCGAACTGGTGCCGGGCCTGCCGAAGGTGATGCTGTTGTCGACCGGCGGCGAGTCGAACGAGGCGGCGATCCGGCTGGCCAAGCTGGTCACCGGCAAATGGGAGATCGTGGGCTTCCCCCAGTCCTGGCACGGCATGACCGGTGCCGCCGCGGCCGCCACCTACAAGGCCGGGCGGCGCGGCACCGGCCCGCTGATGCCCGGCCAATTCGGGATTCCCGCGCCGAACGCGTATCGTCCGCGCTTCCCCGGCGTCGATTGGCGGCAGGAGCTGGACGATTCCTTCGCCTTGCTGGACCGGCAGAGCACCGGCAACCTGGCCGCCTTCATCGCCGAGCCGATCCTCAGCAGCGGCGGCGTGCTGGACCTGCCGCCGGGCTACCTGGCGGCGTTGCAGGCGCATTGCCGGGCCCGCGGCATGCTGCTGATCCTGGATGAGGCGCAGACCGGCATCGGCCGCACCGGCCTGATGTTCGCCTTCGAGCGCGACGGCGTGGTGCCGGATATCCTGACCCTGTCGAAGACGCTGGGCGCCGGGCTGCCGCTGGCCGCGGTGATGACCACCAAGGCGATCGCCGCCGAAGCCGAGGCGCGCGACTTCCTGTTCTACACCACCCATGTCAACGACCCGCTGCCCGCCGCGGTCGGGCTGAAGGTGCTGGAGATCGTGGTCCGCGACGGGCTGGCGGCGAAGGCCGTGGCGAGCGGAACCCGGCTGGCGGAGGGCCTGCGCGGGCTGAAACGGCGGAACCCCTGCATCGGCGACGTCCGCGGCCGAGGCCTGCTGCTGGGGCTGGAATTCGCGGATGCCGGCGGCCGCGACGCGGCCTGGATCTCCGACGCGGTGACCGACACGGCGCTGGAGCTCGGCCTGTCCGCCAACATCGTCCGCGCCGGCTCCTCGGGCGGCACCATGCGCATCGCCCCGCCGCTGACGGTGACCGACGCCGAGATCGACCTCGGCGTCGAGCTGCTGGATGCGGCGATCACGCAGGTCCTGGCCGGCGCCTGA